The Sulfolobus islandicus Y.N.15.51 sequence TTTCTATCTACAACTAGCGAAAACTCTCCATCCTTATGTAAAGAAGCTTCTCCAACAACTTTTCCGTCAACTTCTGCTAGGAATGTAACGTGATCCTCATTAGACGCTATTCTCTTTGCGTCTTCTTCAGTTATCCTATAGAGGTGGAAGAATCTTAAGTATAGATCCTCATCACTCAAAGAATTGTATAACTGATAAATTTTCTCCCAATCCTCCTTAGCAGCCTTCCTTATCTTTATCTGTTCACTCATCCTATTTATACTTTAAAGTATAGGTTTAAATAGATTGCTGTAATCTTTAAACGTAAGATCTAAAACATATATCTATGAAATCTTTTATGAGGAATCGTTCAATAAATAAATATTTTTTTATCAATTACATGAATTTACATGTTTTGCAGTTTGGAAACACGGTGTTCAATACTTTAACTAAACAATCCTCTCTGGATATACCGTTGCA is a genomic window containing:
- a CDS encoding GNAT family N-acetyltransferase is translated as MSEQIKIRKAAKEDWEKIYQLYNSLSDEDLYLRFFHLYRITEEDAKRIASNEDHVTFLAEVDGKVVGEASLHKDGEFSLVVDRNYRALGIGTLLVKTLIEEAKKCGLSAIKFYTLPENTPMIKIGRKLGFKLRFYEDEVYGEMKLMEKEVNINLATSSSP